Proteins found in one Seonamhaeicola sp. S2-3 genomic segment:
- a CDS encoding S1 RNA-binding domain-containing protein encodes MMQLGQINTLEILRETDHGVYLVDEENNEVLLPNRYVPDTFKIWDKIDVFVYLDNEERLVATTDEPYIKLGDFALLRCSQVTDYGAFLDWGLVKELFCPFKEQAFKMKPGGWYLVHCYLDEKTERLVASSKTNRFLSNKELTVNQFDEVDLIVSHPSDIGWNVIVNKTHLGLIYKDNIFTDISVGDKLKGIVKKIRPGNKLDIALGQIGYRNIEPNAKRILQTLEDNSGFLNLTDKSDPELIKETLQMSKKNFKKAVGSLYKQKRIQIKPDGIYLIK; translated from the coding sequence ATGATGCAATTAGGGCAAATTAATACATTAGAAATACTTCGTGAAACCGATCACGGTGTATATTTAGTAGATGAAGAAAACAACGAAGTACTGCTTCCAAATAGGTATGTACCAGATACATTTAAAATTTGGGATAAAATAGATGTGTTTGTTTATTTAGATAACGAAGAACGCTTAGTAGCCACTACCGATGAGCCTTATATTAAACTAGGAGACTTTGCTTTGTTACGCTGTAGTCAGGTTACAGATTATGGGGCTTTTTTAGACTGGGGTTTGGTAAAAGAATTGTTTTGTCCGTTTAAAGAACAAGCCTTTAAAATGAAACCCGGAGGCTGGTATTTAGTACACTGCTATTTAGATGAAAAAACCGAAAGGTTAGTAGCCTCTAGTAAAACAAACCGTTTTTTAAGCAATAAAGAACTCACTGTTAATCAGTTTGATGAAGTAGATTTAATAGTGTCGCACCCTTCAGATATTGGGTGGAATGTTATTGTAAATAAAACCCATCTAGGACTCATTTACAAGGATAATATATTTACAGATATTAGTGTTGGCGATAAATTAAAGGGTATCGTTAAAAAAATACGTCCCGGAAATAAATTAGATATTGCCTTAGGACAAATAGGATATAGAAATATAGAACCCAATGCTAAACGTATTTTACAAACATTAGAAGATAATAGTGGCTTTTTAAATCTTACTGATAAATCAGATCCAGAACTTATTAAAGAAACCCTTCAAATGAGTAAAAAGAACTTTAAAAAAGCAGTAGGTTCTTTATACAAGCAAAAACGCATTCAAATAAAACCAGATGGTATTTATTTAATTAAATAG
- a CDS encoding BT4734/BF3469 family protein codes for MVISRENILKKTHYGLNIYAYILRQYYPETTVLFLKGRDCGVTRNPFNGGKSTLQINVVENKAIHYDTELTDFKGDVFDFASYHFKLVDDEELLLKINTELHLNIEVKKENELSWLDAPDDTWYAYSSFYKAPIRNVFPAEKVRLHQIFERIISDKYKSITEQFRAIKDPKEARKFKANHFDYVTFSGVFSKRNDDSLIEHSSLLTIDFDHLENLEELKQQLLNDEYFETELLFTSPSGEGLKWIIRIDLSKVSHNEYFIAVANYIKHSYNIEVDQSGKDISRACFLSHDPLAFLHKRHQKL; via the coding sequence ATGGTAATAAGTAGAGAAAATATCTTGAAGAAAACGCATTACGGTTTAAATATCTATGCGTATATATTAAGACAGTATTATCCTGAAACAACAGTCCTTTTCTTAAAAGGAAGGGACTGCGGGGTAACCCGTAACCCTTTTAACGGTGGTAAATCAACATTACAAATTAATGTTGTTGAAAATAAAGCAATACATTATGATACAGAACTAACCGATTTTAAAGGTGATGTATTCGATTTTGCATCTTATCATTTTAAACTCGTAGATGATGAAGAATTATTGCTGAAAATCAACACTGAATTACATCTAAATATTGAAGTTAAAAAAGAAAATGAATTATCCTGGTTAGATGCACCTGATGATACTTGGTATGCTTACAGCAGTTTTTACAAAGCACCTATTAGAAATGTGTTTCCTGCTGAAAAAGTAAGATTACACCAAATATTTGAGCGTATTATAAGCGATAAGTATAAAAGTATCACAGAACAATTTAGAGCGATTAAAGACCCAAAAGAAGCACGAAAATTTAAAGCAAATCATTTTGATTATGTAACATTTTCAGGCGTGTTTTCTAAACGAAATGATGATAGTTTAATTGAACATTCATCCTTGTTGACAATCGATTTTGACCATTTAGAAAATCTTGAAGAACTAAAACAACAATTATTAAACGATGAATATTTTGAAACCGAATTGCTGTTTACATCACCTTCAGGAGAAGGCTTAAAATGGATAATTAGAATCGATTTATCCAAAGTGTCACACAATGAATATTTTATTGCGGTGGCCAATTATATAAAACATTCATATAACATAGAGGTTGACCAATCAGGTAAAGACATTTCCAGAGCGTGTTTTTTATCCCACGATCCATTGGCATTCCTACATAAAAGACATCAGAAATTATGA
- a CDS encoding DUF6617 family protein, with protein sequence MAKDLFIDLLYVEKVTDDKRTDNQFKELLNGFKKEYPITTPNYEIDFKKAYSNKRKYYFKLIENDYIKKFNAINDTLEANSTPGHLSFLYDKEFNRITNYLTQISNYISENDLDESLYLKPTNNDKSDEAYIISFLKANAMMLFMELQERFSDLSDTEIYTIEELHEVFFNEEPPQELVVKVYSGSEIKSVRKPKKQSSIFKAIQGDIREDNSEVLSYNELIDKTKQREFSKLEVTLNEKGIIDDNYYFIKKRGNKKLLAAFMVKLTEANYFTERLFSENNPPKKIEPKHIYKFFAHRYGPKSDANKEYRNFLGTEKRAYQKLVDNTYWLDQIK encoded by the coding sequence ATGGCTAAAGACCTATTTATTGACTTACTGTATGTGGAAAAGGTTACTGACGATAAAAGAACCGATAACCAATTTAAAGAGCTTTTAAATGGCTTTAAAAAAGAATATCCTATAACCACGCCTAATTATGAAATCGACTTTAAAAAAGCATATTCAAACAAGCGTAAATATTACTTTAAACTAATTGAAAACGATTATATCAAAAAGTTTAATGCCATTAATGATACCCTTGAAGCAAATTCAACACCTGGTCATTTGTCTTTCCTCTATGACAAAGAATTTAACCGAATTACAAATTATTTAACCCAGATTAGCAATTACATTTCTGAAAATGATCTTGATGAAAGTTTATATTTAAAGCCTACTAATAATGACAAATCAGATGAAGCTTATATAATTTCATTTTTAAAAGCAAATGCAATGATGCTTTTTATGGAGCTTCAAGAACGGTTTTCAGATTTAAGTGATACAGAAATTTATACTATCGAAGAACTACACGAAGTATTCTTTAACGAAGAACCACCTCAAGAGTTAGTTGTAAAAGTTTATAGTGGTTCAGAAATAAAGTCAGTTAGAAAACCGAAAAAACAGAGTTCTATATTTAAAGCTATACAAGGTGATATTAGAGAGGACAACAGCGAAGTATTATCATATAACGAGTTAATAGACAAAACCAAACAAAGAGAATTTTCTAAATTAGAAGTTACTTTAAATGAAAAAGGTATTATAGATGATAACTATTATTTTATCAAAAAACGAGGTAATAAAAAGCTACTTGCAGCTTTTATGGTAAAATTAACAGAAGCTAATTACTTTACAGAACGTTTATTTTCTGAAAATAACCCACCCAAGAAAATAGAACCTAAACATATCTATAAATTCTTTGCACATAGATATGGCCCAAAGAGTGATGCTAACAAAGAGTATCGAAATTTTTTAGGTACAGAAAAACGAGCATATCAAAAATTGGTTGATAATACCTATTGGTTAGACCAAATCAAATAA
- a CDS encoding DUF3987 domain-containing protein, whose translation MTKIFNPKDWLAVPEPKEVPKKPINNNPTTVVANDIESYISALEQSVIDITDTYDKWRDIGFAISEEYGEAGRDYYHRISKNYSGYDHKECDEQYNKCLQAKGHGINIATLYHHLHQVGIKPQQQQQVVEVLQQSEEVKQPLPTIPTTVYNNIPTFLQQVIQPSSSNEERDILLLGALTAFSACFPKLFGVYDQSKVFSNLYLYVTAPASAGKGRLNQIKNLVNPVHKQQREQSKILKQQHQVEMATYNMNKGKSETMEKPNKPPERMLFIPANNSVTGVYQLISDNEGRGLIFETEGDTLAQAFKSDYGNYSDGFRKAFHHETISYYRRTDREYVDIERPCLSTVLSGTPKQIQALVPSAENGLFSRFMFYYMNIKPTWKNVFQTDTANGLDEYYDQLGKEFFELYKTLKNNPPIEVRLTTEQQQKFNVFFEKLQTKYLNLQPDDYIATVRRLGLVSFRIMMLFSVFRIMEDGDVNQVRHCEDIDFENTLEMISVLVKHSSKVFNDLPIEQKQVKRANRKERFLDALPYQFSRQDYLNIADKNKIPHKTAEGYITKFVDASLIHREAHNNYTNPAKAQ comes from the coding sequence ATGACAAAAATATTTAACCCAAAAGATTGGTTAGCTGTTCCAGAGCCAAAAGAAGTACCTAAAAAACCAATCAACAACAACCCAACAACAGTTGTTGCAAATGATATTGAATCATATATCAGCGCATTAGAACAATCAGTTATCGATATTACAGATACTTATGATAAATGGCGTGATATTGGATTTGCAATTTCAGAAGAATACGGAGAAGCTGGACGTGATTACTACCATAGAATAAGTAAAAATTATTCTGGCTACGACCATAAAGAATGCGACGAACAGTATAATAAATGCTTACAGGCAAAAGGACACGGTATAAACATAGCAACATTATACCACCATTTACATCAAGTTGGTATTAAACCACAACAGCAACAACAAGTTGTTGAAGTGTTGCAACAGTCAGAAGAAGTAAAACAACCATTGCCAACAATACCAACAACAGTTTACAACAATATTCCAACATTTTTGCAACAAGTAATACAACCTTCAAGCAGTAATGAAGAACGTGATATTTTGTTATTGGGAGCATTAACTGCATTTAGTGCCTGTTTTCCAAAATTATTTGGTGTGTACGACCAAAGTAAAGTATTTAGCAATTTGTATCTATATGTTACTGCACCAGCTTCAGCAGGAAAAGGAAGATTAAACCAAATTAAAAATTTGGTAAATCCTGTTCACAAACAACAACGTGAACAATCCAAAATCCTAAAACAACAACATCAAGTAGAAATGGCGACTTATAATATGAATAAGGGTAAAAGTGAAACAATGGAAAAACCAAATAAACCACCTGAAAGAATGTTGTTTATTCCTGCCAATAATAGCGTAACAGGTGTTTATCAATTAATATCGGACAATGAAGGTAGAGGTTTAATTTTTGAAACCGAAGGTGATACTTTAGCACAAGCCTTTAAAAGTGATTATGGTAATTATTCCGATGGTTTTCGTAAAGCATTCCACCACGAAACCATAAGTTATTATCGCAGAACAGATAGAGAATATGTAGATATTGAAAGACCTTGTTTGTCAACAGTATTGTCAGGTACACCAAAGCAAATTCAAGCATTGGTTCCAAGTGCTGAAAATGGGTTGTTTAGTCGTTTTATGTTTTATTATATGAATATCAAACCGACTTGGAAAAACGTTTTTCAAACAGACACAGCTAATGGTTTAGATGAATACTACGACCAATTAGGAAAAGAATTTTTTGAGCTATACAAAACCTTAAAAAATAACCCACCTATTGAAGTAAGGCTAACAACAGAGCAACAACAAAAATTCAATGTGTTTTTTGAAAAGCTACAAACCAAATATCTCAATCTACAGCCAGATGATTATATAGCAACTGTAAGACGATTAGGTTTAGTTTCTTTTAGAATTATGATGTTATTTTCTGTGTTTCGCATTATGGAAGATGGAGATGTCAACCAAGTAAGACATTGTGAGGATATAGATTTTGAAAACACATTGGAAATGATTAGCGTGTTAGTAAAGCATAGTAGTAAGGTTTTTAACGATTTACCTATTGAACAAAAGCAAGTTAAACGAGCCAATCGAAAAGAACGTTTTTTAGATGCGTTACCTTATCAATTTTCAAGACAAGATTATCTAAATATAGCCGACAAAAACAAAATACCCCACAAAACAGCTGAAGGCTATATTACTAAATTTGTTGATGCCAGTTTAATACATCGAGAAGCACACAACAATTATACAAATCCTGCAAAAGCACAATAA
- a CDS encoding Piwi domain-containing protein — translation MNQELYFNILTFDIPNNPITFYFSKEKIGYAQEIYKNKFPSNIEELFPGIKEENSDFIYTTFIYEKEGYQPLTLNLTEQPTELLKHYFNWRIKKHFKKLNKVVKTNFVNDIQVWVKDTRFKNPTFAKYDKFTLKLQFEEVSDFGELVIAYDGTTKILKNPVSELVKGDISTTILTGVIHNRNYFKFHKLPDDITDFSKTYAVLNNDIRNALGYEIDKKEKGNKYKDYKAKIDDFIKRYIVQEEFKEIISINCKYYLPIEKKRIGEVSQECNDLVFNGGAVGTKPKYDFKQLKPFKPCTQIHKNIHLFFIVHQDHTNEAKTLQNYLQDGFKWYRGLQEYAGVLYHVEKGFSIVFDDLDNPLPQISQGIKNLKLKPDVTYVAIYLSPFSKYEQDLSKKQVYYKVKEQLLLRRIVSQVIDVEKFKLKNNEYKANPQKSNGYVYDLTNISLAMLAKLEGIPWQLNITPKKELIIGVGAFKNVEENIRYVASAFSFQSNGKFNEFQYFSKSDTKKLAGAISDAIWQYVTVEQNPDKVVIHFYKEMSNEEIEPVLEMMNELKLECPLYIVNINKTKSEDIIAFDKDWYGNLMPKSGTYINISKSEHKYLLFNNSRYDDSKIYPSTEGYPFPVKLRITSPTPEALNDNKVIKKLIEQVYQFSRLYWKSLRQQNVPITIKYPEMVAEIAPRFDGSTIPPYGEETLWFL, via the coding sequence ATGAATCAGGAACTATATTTTAACATCTTAACGTTTGATATACCAAACAATCCTATAACATTTTACTTTAGTAAAGAAAAAATAGGTTATGCACAGGAAATTTATAAAAACAAATTCCCTTCCAATATTGAAGAGTTGTTTCCTGGTATTAAAGAAGAAAACTCTGATTTTATCTACACTACATTTATTTATGAAAAAGAAGGTTATCAACCATTAACGCTCAATTTAACAGAGCAACCAACAGAGCTGCTTAAACATTATTTTAATTGGAGAATTAAGAAGCATTTTAAAAAGCTAAACAAAGTAGTTAAAACCAATTTTGTAAACGATATTCAAGTATGGGTAAAAGACACAAGGTTTAAAAATCCAACTTTTGCCAAATATGATAAGTTTACCTTAAAATTACAGTTTGAGGAAGTTAGTGATTTTGGGGAATTGGTAATTGCTTATGATGGTACAACTAAAATTTTAAAGAACCCAGTTTCAGAATTAGTAAAAGGAGATATTTCTACAACCATACTTACAGGTGTAATTCATAATCGAAATTATTTTAAATTTCATAAGTTACCTGACGATATAACCGACTTTTCAAAAACCTATGCAGTTTTAAATAATGATATTAGAAATGCTTTAGGTTACGAAATAGATAAAAAAGAAAAGGGTAATAAATACAAAGACTATAAAGCTAAAATTGATGATTTTATAAAGCGGTATATAGTTCAAGAAGAATTTAAGGAAATCATATCTATCAATTGTAAATACTATTTACCTATAGAAAAAAAACGTATTGGAGAAGTTTCGCAAGAATGCAACGATTTAGTTTTTAATGGAGGTGCAGTAGGTACTAAACCAAAGTACGATTTCAAACAATTAAAGCCCTTTAAGCCTTGTACTCAAATACATAAGAATATACATCTTTTTTTTATTGTTCATCAAGATCACACTAATGAAGCTAAAACACTTCAAAACTATCTTCAAGATGGTTTTAAATGGTATAGAGGTTTACAAGAATATGCAGGTGTTTTATATCACGTAGAAAAAGGGTTTAGTATTGTATTTGATGATTTAGACAATCCATTACCTCAAATATCTCAAGGAATAAAAAACTTGAAATTAAAACCCGATGTTACTTATGTAGCTATTTATTTAAGTCCTTTTTCAAAGTACGAGCAAGACTTATCAAAAAAACAGGTGTATTATAAAGTTAAAGAACAACTATTATTAAGACGTATTGTTTCACAAGTAATCGATGTAGAAAAATTTAAATTAAAGAATAATGAATATAAAGCCAACCCTCAAAAAAGTAATGGTTATGTATACGACCTAACAAATATCTCTTTAGCAATGTTGGCTAAATTAGAAGGTATCCCTTGGCAATTGAACATCACACCAAAAAAAGAATTAATTATTGGTGTAGGTGCTTTTAAAAATGTTGAAGAAAACATACGTTATGTAGCAAGTGCTTTTAGTTTCCAAAGTAATGGGAAATTCAATGAGTTTCAATATTTCAGTAAATCAGACACTAAAAAATTAGCAGGTGCAATAAGTGATGCTATTTGGCAGTATGTTACAGTCGAGCAAAACCCAGATAAAGTAGTTATTCATTTTTATAAGGAAATGAGTAATGAAGAAATAGAGCCTGTACTTGAAATGATGAATGAGCTTAAATTAGAGTGCCCTTTATATATAGTCAATATCAATAAAACGAAATCCGAAGATATTATTGCTTTTGATAAAGACTGGTATGGTAATTTAATGCCAAAAAGTGGCACATACATTAATATTAGTAAGTCAGAACATAAATATTTATTGTTCAACAATTCAAGATATGATGATAGCAAAATATATCCATCAACAGAAGGTTATCCATTTCCTGTAAAATTAAGAATTACAAGTCCAACACCCGAAGCGTTAAATGATAACAAAGTGATAAAAAAACTGATAGAACAAGTATATCAATTTAGTAGGTTGTATTGGAAATCGTTACGTCAGCAAAATGTACCAATAACTATTAAATACCCTGAAATGGTTGCAGAAATAGCACCTCGTTTTGATGGTAGCACCATTCCACCTTATGGAGAGGAAACCCTTTGGTTTCTATAA
- a CDS encoding helix-turn-helix domain-containing protein, translated as MDVKIIERLESIEKLLIEQQTLQKQVLNFNETCKYLELSQSHLYKLTSTGAIPHYKPNGKKIYFQRQELDQWLLRNRMDSQDEIEQQAADYLIKKGKVKL; from the coding sequence ATGGACGTTAAAATTATAGAACGTTTAGAAAGCATCGAAAAGTTGTTAATAGAACAACAAACGTTGCAAAAGCAAGTATTGAACTTCAATGAAACTTGCAAGTATTTAGAACTATCACAATCGCACTTGTATAAACTTACAAGTACGGGAGCCATTCCACATTATAAACCGAATGGAAAAAAAATCTATTTCCAACGTCAGGAGTTAGACCAATGGTTACTGCGTAACCGTATGGATTCCCAAGATGAAATCGAACAGCAAGCTGCCGATTACCTAATCAAAAAAGGAAAGGTAAAGTTATGA
- the mnmE gene encoding tRNA uridine-5-carboxymethylaminomethyl(34) synthesis GTPase MnmE: protein MINQETIVALATPSGAGAIAVIRLSGNEAINIAEKQFKSVSGKQLSKQPTHTIHLGHIIDGERTIDEVLVSVFKNPNSYTGENVVEISCHGSQYIQQEIIQLFLRNGCRMATAGEFTLRAFLNGKLDLSQAEAVADLIASDNEASHQIAMQQMRGGFSSEIAKLREELLNFASLIELELDFAEEDVEFADRTQFKELIDRITLVLKRLIDSFSVGNVIKNGIPVAIVGEPNVGKSTLLNALLNEERAIVSDIAGTTRDTIEDELVIDGIGFRFIDTAGIRDTEDVVESIGIKKTFEKMEQAQVVVLLFSAEEFKTESQRLTIEIEKIKNKFPLKPLVIIANKIDTLNPTEIDALQAQFDGVHLLSAKTGQGVEELKNKLIGFVNTGALRNNETIVTNTRHYDSLLKAFEEIQKVKSGLEMGLSGDLMAIDIRQALYHFGEITGEITSDDLLGNIFANFCIGK from the coding sequence ATGATTAATCAAGAAACCATAGTGGCCTTAGCAACACCCTCAGGAGCAGGGGCTATTGCTGTTATTCGTTTGTCTGGAAATGAAGCCATAAATATTGCTGAAAAACAGTTTAAATCGGTTTCGGGTAAACAACTATCAAAACAACCTACACATACCATTCATTTAGGACATATTATTGATGGCGAAAGAACAATAGACGAGGTTCTAGTATCTGTTTTTAAAAACCCTAATTCTTATACAGGCGAAAATGTAGTTGAAATTTCATGTCATGGGTCGCAATACATTCAGCAAGAAATTATTCAGTTGTTTTTAAGAAATGGCTGTAGAATGGCAACTGCGGGCGAGTTTACCCTACGAGCCTTTTTAAATGGTAAATTAGATTTAAGTCAAGCCGAAGCCGTAGCCGATTTAATTGCTAGTGATAATGAAGCCTCTCATCAAATTGCTATGCAACAAATGCGTGGAGGGTTTTCTTCTGAAATTGCTAAACTTCGTGAAGAACTCTTAAACTTTGCTTCGTTAATAGAATTGGAATTAGACTTTGCAGAAGAAGACGTAGAGTTTGCCGATAGAACCCAATTTAAAGAGTTGATTGATAGAATCACCTTGGTTTTAAAACGATTAATTGATTCATTTTCTGTAGGTAATGTAATTAAAAATGGAATTCCGGTAGCCATCGTAGGAGAACCAAACGTAGGGAAATCTACACTTTTAAATGCCCTTTTAAATGAAGAAAGAGCCATTGTGAGTGATATTGCAGGAACGACTAGAGATACCATTGAAGACGAATTGGTAATTGATGGTATAGGCTTTAGGTTTATAGATACTGCAGGAATAAGAGATACAGAGGATGTTGTAGAAAGTATTGGTATTAAAAAAACCTTCGAGAAAATGGAGCAAGCGCAAGTAGTAGTGCTTCTTTTTTCTGCTGAAGAATTTAAAACCGAAAGTCAACGTCTAACTATTGAGATAGAAAAGATTAAAAACAAATTTCCGTTAAAGCCCTTAGTAATAATAGCTAATAAAATTGATACTTTAAATCCTACAGAAATAGACGCCTTACAAGCTCAGTTTGATGGTGTTCATTTATTATCGGCTAAAACAGGTCAAGGCGTAGAGGAATTAAAAAATAAACTTATAGGATTTGTTAATACAGGAGCTTTACGTAATAACGAAACGATTGTTACCAACACCAGACATTACGACTCGTTACTAAAAGCCTTTGAAGAGATTCAAAAAGTAAAATCAGGTCTCGAAATGGGCTTATCAGGAGACCTTATGGCTATAGATATCAGACAAGCCTTGTATCATTTTGGTGAAATTACTGGTGAGATTACAAGCGATGATTTACTAGGTAACATTTTTGCTAACTTCTGTATCGGGAAGTAA
- a CDS encoding helix-turn-helix domain-containing protein, which yields MMHHIAPRCTITLHKAPFMSSNLYIPKTCKHCGNAFTARTTVTKYCGNSCAKKAYKARKRKEKIQSTLNADMKQKNEVVEVQNTNAVNNKDFLSVTEASQLIGVSRWTIQRMIQQGRLKAVPFGRKRIVARWQIENLFN from the coding sequence ATGATGCACCATATTGCCCCACGTTGCACCATAACGCTACATAAAGCACCATTTATGAGCAGTAATTTATACATCCCGAAAACTTGTAAGCATTGTGGTAATGCTTTTACAGCACGTACAACAGTAACTAAATACTGTGGTAATTCTTGCGCTAAAAAAGCCTATAAGGCCAGAAAGCGTAAAGAAAAGATTCAATCAACTCTTAATGCTGATATGAAGCAAAAGAATGAAGTGGTTGAGGTTCAAAATACAAATGCTGTAAACAATAAAGATTTTTTAAGCGTTACAGAGGCTTCTCAATTAATTGGTGTTAGTAGATGGACCATTCAAAGAATGATTCAACAAGGACGTTTAAAAGCTGTTCCTTTTGGAAGAAAACGTATTGTAGCCAGATGGCAAATAGAAAACCTTTTTAATTAG
- a CDS encoding site-specific integrase: MKVTLRQRKKNDKISLYLDYYHKGKRKTEYLRLYLTPNPKTKTEREVNKKTKQLAETICAQRQIEIQNGIYGFQDIEKLKGSFITYVTALAEKKNTSSGNYGNWNSMLKHLKTFCPTDVSFQDIDKDFVERFKEYLDKDAMARAGKKLSQNSKYSYYGKFNAALKQAVKDGILRINPANGVEYFKQGEPQREFLTLDELQIAVNTECELPLLKSAFIFSALTGLRWSDIEKLIWSEIQHSKEMGYYIRFRQKKTKGVETLPISDQAAELLGDKGKPEEKVFQGLHYSAWSNLKLQQWMLKAGITKNITFHCARHTYATLQLTLGTDIYTVSKLLGHKELRTTQIYAKVIDDKKKEAANKIKLDL; this comes from the coding sequence ATGAAAGTAACATTAAGACAACGCAAGAAGAATGACAAAATAAGTTTGTATTTAGATTACTATCATAAAGGCAAACGTAAAACCGAATATTTGCGTTTATACCTTACACCTAACCCTAAAACTAAAACCGAAAGAGAGGTTAACAAGAAAACCAAACAATTAGCGGAAACTATTTGCGCTCAACGACAGATTGAAATTCAAAACGGTATTTATGGATTCCAAGATATTGAGAAATTAAAAGGGAGTTTTATTACTTATGTAACAGCATTAGCAGAGAAAAAGAATACAAGCTCTGGTAACTATGGTAATTGGAACAGTATGTTAAAACATCTAAAAACTTTTTGTCCAACAGACGTAAGTTTTCAAGATATTGATAAGGATTTTGTAGAACGGTTTAAAGAGTATTTAGATAAGGATGCTATGGCAAGAGCAGGTAAAAAATTATCTCAAAACTCTAAATATTCCTATTACGGAAAATTCAACGCTGCATTAAAACAAGCTGTTAAGGATGGTATTTTAAGAATAAACCCAGCAAATGGTGTTGAGTATTTTAAACAAGGTGAACCTCAACGAGAGTTTTTAACTTTGGATGAATTACAAATAGCAGTTAACACAGAATGTGAGTTACCACTTTTAAAAAGTGCTTTTATATTTTCTGCGCTTACCGGTTTACGTTGGTCAGATATTGAAAAACTGATTTGGTCAGAAATTCAACATTCTAAAGAAATGGGCTATTATATTCGTTTCAGACAAAAGAAAACAAAAGGAGTTGAAACTTTACCTATTTCAGACCAAGCGGCAGAACTGTTAGGAGATAAAGGTAAACCTGAAGAAAAAGTTTTTCAAGGTTTACATTATAGTGCTTGGTCAAATTTAAAGTTGCAACAATGGATGCTTAAAGCAGGAATAACAAAAAATATCACGTTCCATTGTGCGCGTCATACCTATGCAACTTTACAATTAACTTTAGGAACAGATATTTATACTGTTTCCAAGTTATTAGGTCATAAGGAATTGAGAACTACGCAGATTTATGCAAAAGTTATTGATGATAAAAAGAAAGAAGCTGCTAATAAAATTAAATTGGATTTATAA
- a CDS encoding helix-turn-helix domain-containing protein, with protein MTEIIDLLLALSQEIKDIKARIELIRATRAECLKDTWIDNQDVLQALHISQRTLQTFRSNGTLPYSKIQGKFYYKVSDIEELLQSNYYNPNFKCDGNK; from the coding sequence ATGACTGAAATAATCGATTTACTCTTGGCACTCTCACAAGAGATTAAGGACATAAAAGCACGTATCGAATTAATAAGAGCAACGAGAGCAGAATGCTTAAAAGATACGTGGATTGACAATCAAGATGTGTTGCAAGCGCTACATATTAGCCAACGCACACTACAAACTTTCCGTTCAAATGGTACACTTCCATATAGCAAGATACAGGGTAAATTTTATTACAAGGTATCAGATATAGAGGAATTATTACAGAGCAATTATTACAACCCAAATTTCAAATGCGATGGTAATAAGTAG
- a CDS encoding helix-turn-helix domain-containing protein — MTFGEYIREIREDKQLLLREVASQMNLDTALLSKIERGTRIARKEQVEALAKALKQNKSEFLQFWMADRIVFMLKDEKNSTEILKKVEQKINSLSKKSNY, encoded by the coding sequence ATGACATTTGGAGAATACATCAGAGAAATACGAGAGGACAAGCAATTATTATTAAGAGAAGTTGCATCTCAAATGAATTTAGATACAGCACTTTTAAGTAAAATTGAACGTGGTACTCGTATAGCTCGAAAAGAGCAAGTAGAAGCATTAGCCAAAGCATTAAAACAAAATAAAAGTGAATTTCTTCAATTTTGGATGGCAGATAGAATTGTCTTTATGCTAAAAGATGAAAAGAACAGTACGGAAATCCTCAAGAAAGTAGAACAAAAAATTAATAGTTTGAGCAAGAAAAGTAATTATTAA